A single Aspergillus chevalieri M1 DNA, chromosome 3, nearly complete sequence DNA region contains:
- a CDS encoding uncharacterized protein (COG:S;~EggNog:ENOG410PW0J), translating to MEAQELCGGGISHASPPGVDNVASQFAETEDMPVTPTPIRWRSGNMMQPEFNEGSMESASMDENEGQEHWQIRGSSRAPSRAPSRASEARSGIRQRKSLQKTLIGRPKHQTSLLDVSKHAQVLVGALEAAQNQQQEMFQMVQEQVQAHLAEELSNWRAEQQVHGGLYLERVTKLELEVSKLRTELTEAQNTIQRIKPMKQDTPTTTNAQSSQMNQHNSSKVPKIREATSQKSRQQPTFADLATLLSTRPGGQEWQEVTKKKQKNRQIQAVAAVSQPDPTKLKPAKDTPKEARRFLFRREGGKAAPRSEREDIILAINRAVAKAHFPAFIRVVDAGYTNTGAITILLEKGTLGSMLLPDVTDP from the coding sequence atggaggcacaggaactctgtggtggtggtatatcgcacgcgtcaccccccggagtggacaacgtggcctcccagttcgcggaaacagaagatatgccagtcaccccaacgccaatccgttggcgatctggaaacatgatgcaacctgaattcaatgaaggtagcatggagagtgcgagcatggatgaaaatgagggccaggaacactggcaaatcagaggatccagccgggcccccagccgggcccccagccgggccagtgaggccagaagcggaatcaggcaacgaaagagtctacaaaagacattgattggaaggccaaagcatcaaacctctttactagatgtgagcaaacacgcccaggtgttggtgggtgctttggaagcagcccagaaccaacaacaagaaatgtttcaaatggtccaggaacaggtacaggcacacctagcagaggagctgtccaactggagagcagaacagcaggttcatggaggactctatctagagcgggtcacaaagctggaactggaagttagcaagcttcgcacagagctcacagaagcccagaacactatccaacgaatcaaaccaatgaagcaagacacaccaacaacaaccaatgcccaatcaagccaaatgaaccaacacaatagcagcaaggtccccaagataagggaagcaacaagccaaaagtcaaggcaacaacccacatttgcagacctagctacgctgctttccactagacctggagggcaggaatggcaggaggtcaccaaaaagaagcagaagaaccggcaaatccaagcagttgctgcagttagccagcctgacccaaccaagcttaagccagccaaagacacccccaaagaggcacggagattcctatttcgccgggagggaggcaaggctgccccaagatcagagagagaggatatcattctggccatcaaccgagcagtagcaaaggcacacttcccagcattcatccgggtagtggacgcaggatataccaacactggagcgatcacaatccttttggagaaaggtaccctaggctctatgctcCTACCTGATGTTACAGACCCCTAA
- a CDS encoding uncharacterized protein (COG:I;~EggNog:ENOG410PPFT;~InterPro:IPR016035,IPR002641;~PFAM:PF01734;~go_process: GO:0006629 - lipid metabolic process [Evidence IEA]) — protein MTVDPSLPESLQDLEPFALQSSDQEPRYSPGKFFVRPQEINDQDPLVTADDGIIATTTWFKTPSLDRHLTKYLKAVQLFAETHDQYYVGDRALGNWTWLELAIYENASSDTPRVKEGVKLVWQSHKNIMGSNEFVWLPGEKFGQQHDLLTSLEEGNVIAVRACARFRNWQVFGRNARLVLEIGEHENTERPPSYAEAARTTDRMLKLLNAQNIENDAYTPEVKTVSERADTYTGKGKAPLRVLSLDGGGVRGYSSLMILKEVMKSVGRERPCEVFDMIAGTSTGGLIALMLGRLKMTVQECLDEYSALMEQVFGSGWLNDYGGKQVRYIATGDFHSAAKFEEVTKGLLRRRLRVEKPEDALLLDEKDSCKIFLMAVRQESGSNRAPVFLRSYKSDSDPPDPNLANIKIWEAARATSAAPGYFEPMQIGKIKLVDGGLLANNPVGWLWTEVLSEYGQLRAADCFLSIGTGMAPNVPVSQPGLTFYKAMLSFASIATNTESTHLLFSGLINAFAPNPGKEKYWRLNVAKEAPEKSKWKKIWDGIRGSEQPMLNDYADPGDLDNVKAIEKLKKWTNEWIAVQKDLISGCSAAISKSLEVRDEK, from the exons ATGACAGTAGATCCGTCCCTCCCGGAATCCTTGCAAGACTTGGAACCGTTTGCTTTGCAAAGCTCCGATCAAGAGCCGCGTTATTCTCCAGGCAAATTTTTTGTTCGTCCCCAAGAAATAAATGATCAAGACCCCCTTGTCACGGCAGACGATGGGATAATTGCGACCACGACATGGTTCAAGACTCCA AGTCTTGATAGGCACTTGACTAAGTATCTCAAAGCTGTCCAGCTTTTTGCCGAAACGCATGACCAATACTACGTCGGCGACCGTGCTTTGGGTAACTGGACGTGGCTGGAACTAGCCATCTACGAGAATGCATCTTCCGATACCCCCAGGGTCAAGGAGGGAGTGAAGCTGGTGTGGCAAAGCCACAAAAATATTATGGGGTCAAATGAATTTGTCTGG CTTCCTGGTGAAAAGTTTGGACAGCAACATGACCTATTGACTAGTCTAGAA GAAGGAAATGTTATTGCGGTCAGGGCTTGTGCACGCTTTCGCAATTGGCAGGTGTTCGGACGCAATGCGCGCCTCGTACTGGAAATCGGGGAGCACGAAAATACCGAGCGGCCTCCCAGCTATGCCGAAGCGGCGAGGACCACGGACCGGATGCTGAAGCTACTCAACGCCCAGAACATCGAGAACGATGCATACACCCCCGAAGTGAAAACTGTGTCTGAGCGGGCTGACACCTACACCGGCAAGGGAAAGGCTCCTCTCCGCGTGTTGTCTTTGG ATGGGGGCGGCGTGCGGGGATATTCATCCCTGATGATTCTCAAAGAGGTTATGAAATCTGTAGGTCGCGAGCGGCCATGTGAGGTTTTTGACATGATCGCTGGCACCAGCACGGGCGG GCTGATCGCGCTGATGCTGGGACGGCTGAAGATGACAGTTCAAGAGTGCTTGGACGAATACAGCGCGCTCATGGAGCAGGTGTTTGGCTCTGGCTGGTTGAATGATTATGGCGGCAAGCAAGTTCGCTATATCGCGACCGGTGATTTCCATTCTGCTGCTAAATTTGAGGAGGTGACCAAGGGCCTCCTCCGCCGAAGACTCCGGGTAGAGAAACCCGAGGATGCTCTTCTCTTGGATGAAAAAGATTCATGCAAAAT TTTCCTCATGGCGGTGCGCCAGGAGAGCGGCAGCAACCGCGCACCCGTTTTCCTCCGTTCATATAAGAGCGATTCTGATCCACCAGACCCTAACCTTGCCAATATCAAAATTTGGGAGGCGGCGCGCGCTACGTCAGCCGCACCAGGGTACTTTGAACCTATGCAAATAGGCAAAATCAAGCTCGTGGACGGTGGGCTTTTAGCCAATAACCCGGTGGGATG GCTCTGGACCGAGGTCCTATCTGAATACGGCCAGTTGCGAGCGGCAGActgcttcttgagcattgGGACTGGGATGGCGCCGAACGTGCCAGTGTCGCAGCCCGGACTTACCTTTTACAAAGCAATGCTGAGCTTTGCTTCCATTGCTACGAACACTGAGAGTACCCATCTGCTGTTCAGCGGGCTGATCAATGCTTTCGCTCCTAACCCGGGTAAAGAGAAGTATTGGCGATTGAATGTTGCCAAGGAGGCCCCTGAGAAAAGCAAATGGAAGAAAATATGGGATGGCATCAGGGGATCTGAACAACCGATGTTGAATGACTATGCTGATCCGGGGGACCTGGATAATGTGAAGGCCAtcgagaagttgaagaagtggaCGAACGAGTGGATTGCGGTGCAGAAAGACTTGATTTCTGGATGCAGCGCGGCCATTAGCAAGAGCTTGGAAGTCAGAGATGAAAAGTGA